A portion of the Quercus lobata isolate SW786 unplaced genomic scaffold, ValleyOak3.0 Primary Assembly Scq3eQI_1902, whole genome shotgun sequence genome contains these proteins:
- the LOC115972903 gene encoding uncharacterized protein LOC115972903 — MPYHECLQKLALKFGKIQNQYVPKMQNQIADALATMASMMDGPKEDEDRPIVMEQKEEPAHCMSVEGDEGMNREGEWYSDILYYLKDGTYPKFIDKNDQLTVRRLSINYIICGERLYRRSYDGIHLLFVTAKEAQQK, encoded by the coding sequence ATGCCTTATCATGAATGTCTTCAGAAGTTGGCATTGAAATTCGGTAAGATCCAGAACCAGTATGTGCCTAAAATGCAGAATCAGATTGCCGATGCATTAGCAACAATGGCATCCATGATGGATGGACCTAAGGAAGATGAAGATCGACCAATAGTGATGGAACAAAAAGAAGAGCCAGCCCATTGTATGTCAGTAGAAGGAGATGAAGGAATGAACAGGGAAGGTGAATGGTATTCAGACATCTTATACTACCTCAAGGATGGGACATACCCAAAGTTCATAGACAAGAATGACCAATTGACAGTCAGAAGATTGTCCATTAATTACATTATTTGTGGTGAAAGGCTTTACAGAAGGTCGTATGATGGAATTCATCTCCTTTTTGTAACTGCCAAGGAAGCACAACAAAAATGA